The following coding sequences lie in one Microcoleus sp. FACHB-672 genomic window:
- a CDS encoding NADPH-dependent FMN reductase, with product MTYSPKILAFAGSTRMDSYNKKLVKVAAQGARSAGAEVTYLDLRDFPMPLYDGDLEAQEGLPQNALKLKELMMAHQGFLIASPEYNSSFSAVLKNAIDWASRPASPDEPMLACFSDKVAAIMSASPGGLGGLRGLVSLRSLLGNIKVIVLPDQVAIPKIHEAFNADGTLKDLQQQASIEKLGENVTKVVSKLNG from the coding sequence ATGACTTACTCGCCAAAAATTTTAGCATTTGCCGGCAGCACCCGGATGGATTCTTACAATAAAAAGCTGGTGAAGGTTGCTGCACAAGGAGCGCGATCTGCCGGCGCTGAGGTAACTTATTTGGATTTGCGCGATTTCCCCATGCCCCTTTATGATGGGGATTTAGAAGCTCAAGAAGGACTGCCTCAAAATGCTCTGAAATTAAAAGAATTGATGATGGCGCACCAGGGCTTTTTAATTGCTTCTCCGGAGTACAATAGTTCATTTTCTGCAGTTTTAAAAAATGCCATTGATTGGGCTTCGCGTCCAGCTTCTCCAGATGAACCGATGCTTGCTTGTTTTTCGGATAAAGTTGCAGCAATTATGAGTGCTTCACCGGGAGGATTAGGAGGTTTACGTGGGTTAGTTTCTCTACGTTCGCTTCTTGGCAATATTAAAGTTATTGTGCTTCCCGATCAAGTGGCGATTCCCAAGATTCATGAAGCGTTTAATGCAGATGGAACATTGAAAGATCTCCAACAACAAGCTTCTATTGAGAAGTTGGGTGAAAATGTGACGAAGGTGGTATCTAAATTGAACGGTTGA